A segment of the Lentimicrobiaceae bacterium genome:
TTTGGTAATTAGCGAAACAGAATTTATTTGTATCTTAGCGGATAGAAAAATCATTTTTCCCGATGAAAGAAGAAAAGAAAAACATCATTATTTATCATACTGCCGATGGCAAAGCCAGGGTATCGCTTTATGCCAAAGACGGTACGGTGTGGATGAACCAGACCCAACTGGCAGAACTTTTTGACACCTCGAAGCAAAATATTGGTCAGCACATTGCAAGTATACTTAAAGAGAGTGAGTTGAACCCTGACTCAGTTATAAAGAATTTCTTTACAACTGCCACCGACGGTAAGGAGTACAATGTTACTTTTTATTCGCTCGACATGATTTTAGCCATTGGATTCAGGGTACGCAGCAAACGGGGTACGCAGTTTCGGATATGGGCTAATACCACGTTGAAAGATTATATGGTAAAAGGCTTTGTGATGGACGACCAGCGGTTAAAAAATCCCGATGGACGACCCGATTATTTTGATGAACTGCTTGAACGTATCCGTGATATACGGGCTTCTGAAAAACGATTTTATCAGAAAGTCCGCGACTTGTTTGTCCTCAGCAGCGATTACGATTCTACCGACAAGGCTACCCAGATGTTTTTTGCCGAAACGCAAAACAAACTCCTGTATGCTGTAACCGGCAAGACTGCCGCCGAGATTGTTGTAAGCCGTGCCGATGCCGGACAGCCCAATATGGCTCTCACTTCGTGGAAAGGAAGTATTGTGCGCAAACAGGATATTTTTATTGCCAAAAATTATCTTACCCTCGACGAAATAGATACCCTGAACCGGCTGGTGGTTATCTTTTTGGAAACGGCAGAATTACGTGCCAAAAACCGTCTCGATATTACAATGGCTTTTTGGGAAGAAAATGTGGACAGGATACTTGCTTCCAATGATAAAAAAGTGCTTACCGGTTCCGGTTTGGTAAGCAATGCTCAGATGGAAGAGGTCGTACGAAAAATTTATGATGATTTTGATGCTGAACGGAAATCTTTTGAAGCTCGCCAGGCTGATCAACAGGATTTATCTGAGCTGGAACAGGAGATAAAAAAACGCAGACATTGATGGCTTTCACGGGCTAAGGAATCTATTTTATCCGTGTCTGTGAATAATGAGAGAATAAATGAGTGTGCGAATAATTAAGTGAATCCGCTTTTAATCCGTTTTATCTGTGTCATCAGTATTTCACCAAAATCTCTTTCTTCCTGCTCCCCAAACTCCCGGCTAAATATCTAATGCTTCCGGGTTTTGATTTCGATTGCACTTTTTCCAGTATCAAACTGGTTAAGTTTATAGCGAAAAGTCAGCATGGCAAAACGACCAATGGTATTGCTCCGGGTTTCTTTCAGGTAGTTTTGTTCGCTTATCCGTTCGATACCTTTGTTTTTATTCAGGATGTCGGCAACTTCCAGTAAAATCATTGCCCTGTTGCTTTTCATAAAGTTATAGCTCACCGAAGCATCAACGATGGGAATGGTGAGAGAGCTGCCAAAGCTTTTGTTGGTATAGTTTACCACATCAGCCGAAGCCCCGAAATTCCACCGCTGGGTGGGAGTCCATTTAACATCGGCAAACCAGGAATAATTAAAATACTTGTTGTTAAGATTTTTTTGTACGGAATATTTTGCATCGGTAAAGGATATTTCGCTACCGATTTCTACATCTATTTTTTCCTTCAAACGGTTATCGAAACTAATTTTTCCTTCGTGTGTGAGATTGGTCTGTTTGTTCATTATCCCGTTGATGATATTTTGTCCCCGGTTCCAGCTGCCGGTGTAGCCCAAATGAATGTTTGTCCTCAGCCATTTTATGGGAGTGCTGAAATTGACGGTTCCCGATAGGTTATAGTCGTTATCAACGTTAATCAAACGGATGGTTTGTGCGAGGCTGTCGTTGATGCTTCTGTCGAGGTTTATTTTATCCTTAATATAGTTTCCGTTTAGCATCGAAAAAACCGAAGTTTGCGAAAACTGGTCGAAGAGCATCCACGAAGCCGAAAGTGTTTGCTGATATTCGGGTTTCAGGTTACGGTTCCCGTAATAGAGCAACAGTGGATTGGTGTTGTTTACTATGGGCATCAACTGGTTTGCCGTGGGATTGTTCACTTCTGTGTAATAACTCAATGATGCCCTGTGCCCGTTTGTAATCTCGTAATCCATGCTGGCTGATGGTAACAGATAAAAGTCCTGATTCTTTTGTTTATTCGTCTTATTGAGTTGGTTCGAACGCCAGCCGGCTTCCGTTTCCAGCGAGAATTCCGTTTTAAGTTTTTTCCAGTTCTTCCTGAGGGTGAGCGAAGGGGAAATTTTATGGTATGAGTTTTCGAAATCAGGGCTAAGCGAATCAAGCGGAACAAAAGGTGATGTTTTTGCCCCTTGTTCCCTGCCGGTTAACTCGGTCGTAAAACCAGCTTTCAGTCCTGGTTCCAGGTAAGTACGGTGGGCTAATACAAACAGCGTTGATGCCGATAGGGTATAGTCGTGTTTGTTTGTTTTATTTTCCAATTGCTGACTTTGTGCCAAAGTACTGTTTTGTTCCCAAAATCGGGTAATGCTGTTCCACTCGTTCTTGTCGAGGCTATGGGACGAACTGCCGGACAGCGCCATCTTGAAAAGGCGGAGCGAGCCGTCAAATTTCTTTAGCCAACTTCCCGTAAGGTTACCTGAGAATTTGTTTCCGTTACTTTTGTCATATCGTTCAAGTGAATTCACGGTAAGGGGACCTGCCAGGTTGAGTAGCGACAGATTGCCTTTGTTATTGCTGGCGGTAAGCCCGGCATTTACGTTGAACAGCAGGGCAGTGGTGCTATCCGACCGGTCGCGGTAGCCCAGATTTATCCTGTGTGCCTGGTTGTCGGTTATATCATCGCTGAGATTTTTGGACGTTTGAGAACCGCTTTGATAAAAATAATCCGTTACCGAGTTTTGGTGGAGTTTCCGTTCGGAGGCGTTGCCAAGGTAGCTTCCATAAAATCTCCGGTCTTTCTTTAGTTCCACCGAATAGTTCATTCCGGCGGCTCCTGAGGTAAGTAATCCGTTAATTTTGTTGCCAAAATCAATGGGCGCGCTGTTGTCGAAACTAAGGCTTATTCTTGATGAACCGCTCATCATAGACGACAATCCACCGTTAAAATCAATGTAATCCTGCAGACTAAAGCCTGACTTATTGGTATTATTAAGCATACCGAGCATGGCAATCTGTTTGGTTTTGGTGAAGCGATATACCTTTGCATTGGCGGCATAATGGTCGCCGGTACCACCACCTGCCGATACTTCTCCAAACCATGCCTGTTTCTGCCCTTCTTTCAATACGAAATTGATGGTCTTTTCGCGCGAAGCATCTTCAATACCACTCAGATCGGCTTCTTCCGATTTTTTATCATACACCTGGACTTTTTTAATGGCTTCCGCCGGCAGATTCTTGGTTGTAACCTTGGGATCGTTGCTGAAAAATTCTTTCCCATCCACAAGAACATTCTGCACATCTTCTCCCAGTGCTTTGATGTTTCCGCTTCTATCCACTTCAACACCTGGTAGCTTGCGCAATATATCTTCGGCTACTCCGTCGGGTTTCACTTTAAAAGCTCCGGCATTGTATTCAATCGTATCCTTTTTGATCAGCATAGGGATGTATTCCGCCTTTATTTCCACGCCGTCAATCTGGTGTATTTGAGGACTCATCTGTATCACCCCCATGCTGTTATCTGAAACCGGAAGGATTATTTTCCTGTTGATAGTTTGATAGCCCATGGAAGCTGCCTGAAAAAGATATTCTCCGGGTTTTATTTTTCCTATCTCATAAGTTCCCGAAAGATTTGTTATGCCATAATATAAAAGAGAGGAATCGCTTGGTCGCATCAGTGTTACGGTAGCGTAGGGCAGGGGGCTCTTTTTTTCGTCGGTCAGGGTTCCGCGCAGTTCCGCCATTTGTGCTTTGATCAGCAAAGAAGAGAAAGTAATAAACAATAAAATTAATGTTTTTTTCATGATTGGAATTTTCATACCGGTTATTAAAGAGGGATGACCGTTTTTCCTGTTCAGATTTTCCTGTGGTTATTTTGTAATTATTTTGATAACTGTATTTCCGCCCGAACCGTTGCCGAGTTCTTTATTCTTTTCTTCGACAATTTTTTCAAATTCGGCTTTTGTTACTTTTTTCCCTTTTTTGGGTTTGGCTATTTCTTTTGCATCTATTGGTTCAAGGGAAATTTGGGTGGCTGTAATGATCTGCTGCCCGTCATTAATATCCGCATGCAAAATCATTCCCGGAAGACCATGCAGATTTCCGGGACCGGATGAGATAGAAATTTCTGGGGTAAACCATGCACTGATTTTATTTTCTTTGTATTGAGTGGTTGCTTCCATGCACTTCCTTCCGGCTATGGTTTTTTGTTTTCCTGTGATTTTCCAGTTCAAAGTGTCGGGGTCTGACTCAATAAGGAAGTTACGACCAAGAAAATCACGTTGCTCGGTTTTTTTCTGGGTTTTCAAATCGTAATATACCTTATTATCGGGTTGTACGATGTTGATGGAAGTTGCTATTCCATTGTTTTCCGTCACCATTTGCTCTTCATTTTTCTCTTTTTGTTCGTAAAATGTTGCCGTTGGCGTAAACAGGAGAATTTTTTCCGAAACGTTTTCTCTGGGAAGCACATCTGCAAGTTGTCCGCCTTGTGCATCGTCCAGTTTAATGTTTAGTTTCATGGTTTCCTTGTAGGTAATTTTGCCCGACTGAGCTGTTAAACCGATTGTCAGGACAAGGCTGAAGATTGTAAAAATGAGTTTTTTCATGTGTAAATGATTTGTTTTAAAAAGGGTTTATAGTGCTAAATTTTTGAAGCGAAAGTAGGCTCTGATGAGATGTTCCGTGGTTAATGGCAGGCTAATCAACGTTAATTAAGGTTAATGCACATGTTTCTATGGCTTTTAACATTACTTTTGTCTCCATTATCGAATTTATGAAACTGCCTTCCCGATTGAATTGGCTTAGAGTTTTAATGATCACAGCCCAACTGATGCTTACCGGGTTGGTGGTTCAGTGGCTCATGATGCAATACCGTGAACAGGAACATCTTCTGAAACAGCGTATAGAAACGGTTTATGTGGAAACGCAGCGTCAGGCAGAGGATTCTGCATTATATAAAAATTATATCGGACCTATTATTGATAGTAGCAGACGTATCCGTTTTAATATTGCTATCATAGATACGACCTCATCAAATCCAAATAGTTTTAGTAAAAATCAATCCCATACTTCTTTTTCACCTGATAAGATAAAACTAAGTTTCTTTAACGATTCAGATGCAAAAAGGATGGGCTTTGCTCAGGCAAAGCCGGGCAGCGGTTTATCCAATGAATTTCTTTTGCGTGGTGTTCGGATGCTTGTAAAACAAGCTTATGATTCTTCTTCCGGATTTCCGTATTATTCGGGCTTACAGACTTCTTCGTTCGATACCACTACTTTCAACGCTATTTTCATTACACGCATTGATTCGGTGTCGCCTCATTTGCAGGTGTATGTTACGGATAAACCTTCTGCTGGAAAGCAAAATCAGACAAAAACAGCTATTTCCTATACGATGGGGCAGGGGAAGGATGCTTATAAAGTTTCCGTGGAGGGAAGCCAGATGGTGATTCTTCGTGCGTTGATACAACCCATGGCATTTGCTGTTTTTTTGTTGCTGATAACCGGTGCTGCTTTTGTTATTGCCTTCCGGAGCCTGAAAGCTCAGATGCTGTTGAATTCTTTACGCGATGATTTTGTAAGGAATATGTCGCATGAATTAAAGACTCCGGTAGCTACGGTAAAAGTTGCCCTGGAAGCCCTTCAGAATTTTAATCGGAAAGATGATCCTGAAAAGCTGGTGGAATATCTTGGAATGGCCAGTCAGGAAATAAACCGGCTTGAATTACTTATTGACAGAGCAATAGGTGCATCCAATTTTTCGGGAACCAAAGGTCTGATAACGGTGCAGAAAGTGAATCTGAAGGAACTGACAGAAGAGGTGATTCGTTTATTTCAGCCTGTAACTGCCAGGGAAAATGCAACGGTTAACTTCAGTTCCGAACTGGATCTCCCGGTGATTACCGGCGATAAGCTGCAGCTTCAGGGCGTGCTGACCAATCTGATTGATAATGCTATGAAATATGCAGGCCCTAACCCGCAGATTGATATTCACATTATCCGCCAATCCGGAAATTACGTTCTTACGGTAGCCGACAGGGGTCCTGGAATTCCTGAGCAATACCGTAAACGGGTGTTTGATAAATTCTTCCGCATTCCCACCGGCGATGTTCATACGGTGAAAGGTCATGGGTTGGGGCTGACTTATGCCGCCATGGTGGTCCGGCTTCACAAAGGTTCTCTTGCGCTTACCGGACGTGAAGGCGGTGGCTGCGTGTTTACATTAACTTTACCCGATAACCATGACTCTTAAAATATTATATGTGGAAGATGAGCCGTTTCTGAGCCGTATTGTTACGGAGACGCTTCAGCAACAGAATTTCACAGTACATCATGAAGCTGATGGCTCAAAGGTTATAGATGCGCTTAATCGTTTTCAACCGGATATTTGTGTGCTTGACATCATGTTGCCTGGTGTGGATGGTTATACCCTTTGCCGGCAGATCCGTAGCCGTGTGCCGCTGCTCCCGGTGATCTTTCTCACGGCACGTACCGAGACTTCCGACCTGGTAAAAGGTTTCGAAGCCGGTGGTACCGACTATATCCGTAAGCCTTTTAGTATGGAAGAACTCATTATCAGGATTAAAAACCAAATAGAACTTACATCCAAACGAAATGGGAATCAAATGGTGAGTGAAGAGGTAGCTCTTGGCAATTATCGTCTTGTGCCTTCCCGTTATGAACTGATCAGCCCAACTAAGGTGATCAAACTGTCGCAACGCGATATGGAAGTGCTTTCTTTTCTTGCATCTAATCAGAACCATGTAACCGATCGACGTGAATTGCTCCTTTCTGTATGGGGCGACGATTCTTTCTTTAATTCCCGGACGCTCGACGTGTATATCCGCAAAATCAGGGAATATCTTTCCGAAGATCCCGGTATAGAGCTAATTACTTTGAAAGGAAAAGGGTATTTGTTTGTTGTGGATGGAAATAATAATTGATCAACCTGTGTAGTTAGGTTGAAGATATTGAATAGATTAATTCATAACCTGTAAATTCTGCTGATCTTGTAGTCTTGTGTGAATCTGTTTTATCCTCGTTATCGGTGTTCTGTAACAAAAAACCGCCCGGAAATCCGGACGGCTTTTAATCAGGAGGGTGATCTAGCTGGGATTCGAACCCAGGACCCCCGCCTTAAAAGGGCGATGCTCTACCTGCTGAGCTACTAAATCATCTCATTTTTGAGGGTGCAAAAGTATTGTTTTGTTTTTATCCGACAAAATATTTTTTGTAAAAAATCTCTTTTAATTATCTAATATACTGCTATTCAAATATCTTAATATCTCCATGCAGAGCTAACCAGATGCAATTAGGCTTGCGGCTTACTTCGGTAACTTTATGTCGTAAATGTGCAGGAATCAGCACGTAAT
Coding sequences within it:
- a CDS encoding GLPGLI family protein, which gives rise to MKKLIFTIFSLVLTIGLTAQSGKITYKETMKLNIKLDDAQGGQLADVLPRENVSEKILLFTPTATFYEQKEKNEEQMVTENNGIATSINIVQPDNKVYYDLKTQKKTEQRDFLGRNFLIESDPDTLNWKITGKQKTIAGRKCMEATTQYKENKISAWFTPEISISSGPGNLHGLPGMILHADINDGQQIITATQISLEPIDAKEIAKPKKGKKVTKAEFEKIVEEKNKELGNGSGGNTVIKIITK
- a CDS encoding TonB-dependent receptor family protein; this translates as MKKTLILLFITFSSLLIKAQMAELRGTLTDEKKSPLPYATVTLMRPSDSSLLYYGITNLSGTYEIGKIKPGEYLFQAASMGYQTINRKIILPVSDNSMGVIQMSPQIHQIDGVEIKAEYIPMLIKKDTIEYNAGAFKVKPDGVAEDILRKLPGVEVDRSGNIKALGEDVQNVLVDGKEFFSNDPKVTTKNLPAEAIKKVQVYDKKSEEADLSGIEDASREKTINFVLKEGQKQAWFGEVSAGGGTGDHYAANAKVYRFTKTKQIAMLGMLNNTNKSGFSLQDYIDFNGGLSSMMSGSSRISLSFDNSAPIDFGNKINGLLTSGAAGMNYSVELKKDRRFYGSYLGNASERKLHQNSVTDYFYQSGSQTSKNLSDDITDNQAHRINLGYRDRSDSTTALLFNVNAGLTASNNKGNLSLLNLAGPLTVNSLERYDKSNGNKFSGNLTGSWLKKFDGSLRLFKMALSGSSSHSLDKNEWNSITRFWEQNSTLAQSQQLENKTNKHDYTLSASTLFVLAHRTYLEPGLKAGFTTELTGREQGAKTSPFVPLDSLSPDFENSYHKISPSLTLRKNWKKLKTEFSLETEAGWRSNQLNKTNKQKNQDFYLLPSASMDYEITNGHRASLSYYTEVNNPTANQLMPIVNNTNPLLLYYGNRNLKPEYQQTLSASWMLFDQFSQTSVFSMLNGNYIKDKINLDRSINDSLAQTIRLINVDNDYNLSGTVNFSTPIKWLRTNIHLGYTGSWNRGQNIINGIMNKQTNLTHEGKISFDNRLKEKIDVEIGSEISFTDAKYSVQKNLNNKYFNYSWFADVKWTPTQRWNFGASADVVNYTNKSFGSSLTIPIVDASVSYNFMKSNRAMILLEVADILNKNKGIERISEQNYLKETRSNTIGRFAMLTFRYKLNQFDTGKSAIEIKTRKH
- a CDS encoding virulence RhuM family protein, yielding MKEEKKNIIIYHTADGKARVSLYAKDGTVWMNQTQLAELFDTSKQNIGQHIASILKESELNPDSVIKNFFTTATDGKEYNVTFYSLDMILAIGFRVRSKRGTQFRIWANTTLKDYMVKGFVMDDQRLKNPDGRPDYFDELLERIRDIRASEKRFYQKVRDLFVLSSDYDSTDKATQMFFAETQNKLLYAVTGKTAAEIVVSRADAGQPNMALTSWKGSIVRKQDIFIAKNYLTLDEIDTLNRLVVIFLETAELRAKNRLDITMAFWEENVDRILASNDKKVLTGSGLVSNAQMEEVVRKIYDDFDAERKSFEARQADQQDLSELEQEIKKRRH
- a CDS encoding HAMP domain-containing histidine kinase, with translation MAFNITFVSIIEFMKLPSRLNWLRVLMITAQLMLTGLVVQWLMMQYREQEHLLKQRIETVYVETQRQAEDSALYKNYIGPIIDSSRRIRFNIAIIDTTSSNPNSFSKNQSHTSFSPDKIKLSFFNDSDAKRMGFAQAKPGSGLSNEFLLRGVRMLVKQAYDSSSGFPYYSGLQTSSFDTTTFNAIFITRIDSVSPHLQVYVTDKPSAGKQNQTKTAISYTMGQGKDAYKVSVEGSQMVILRALIQPMAFAVFLLLITGAAFVIAFRSLKAQMLLNSLRDDFVRNMSHELKTPVATVKVALEALQNFNRKDDPEKLVEYLGMASQEINRLELLIDRAIGASNFSGTKGLITVQKVNLKELTEEVIRLFQPVTARENATVNFSSELDLPVITGDKLQLQGVLTNLIDNAMKYAGPNPQIDIHIIRQSGNYVLTVADRGPGIPEQYRKRVFDKFFRIPTGDVHTVKGHGLGLTYAAMVVRLHKGSLALTGREGGGCVFTLTLPDNHDS
- a CDS encoding response regulator transcription factor, which produces MTLKILYVEDEPFLSRIVTETLQQQNFTVHHEADGSKVIDALNRFQPDICVLDIMLPGVDGYTLCRQIRSRVPLLPVIFLTARTETSDLVKGFEAGGTDYIRKPFSMEELIIRIKNQIELTSKRNGNQMVSEEVALGNYRLVPSRYELISPTKVIKLSQRDMEVLSFLASNQNHVTDRRELLLSVWGDDSFFNSRTLDVYIRKIREYLSEDPGIELITLKGKGYLFVVDGNNN